The proteins below come from a single Agrobacterium vitis genomic window:
- the bigR gene encoding sulfite-sensing transcriptional repressor BigR yields the protein MVDPFAEIKRRVGMTPKAMEERADEVAGHLKTLAHPVRLMLVCTLVEGEWSVGELEEKLDIHQPTLSQQLTVLREAGIVETRREGKQIFYRLTEAKTQRLIAALFTIFCAEDET from the coding sequence ATGGTAGATCCGTTTGCTGAGATCAAGCGCCGCGTTGGCATGACGCCGAAGGCGATGGAAGAACGCGCCGATGAAGTGGCCGGGCATTTGAAAACGCTAGCCCACCCGGTACGCCTCATGCTGGTCTGCACGCTGGTCGAGGGCGAATGGTCGGTGGGTGAACTGGAGGAAAAGCTGGATATTCACCAGCCGACCCTGTCGCAGCAACTCACCGTGCTCCGCGAGGCCGGGATCGTTGAGACCCGGCGTGAGGGCAAGCAAATCTTCTACCGGCTGACGGAGGCGAAGACCCAGCGGCTGATTGCCGCCCTGTTCACGATTTTCTGCGCGGAGGATGAGACATGA